The region GGAGGACTGGAACGGCCGGTCGCAGTATCTGCGGCTGCGGGTGCGGCGGTTGATCCAGGTCGCGACCGCTCTGGTCCAGGGCGGCTACCGCGACCTGCTGGGATAAGCTGGGACGGGGCCACGGAAGCTGGAGGGGGACGAGAGGGAGAGGCGGGAGTGGGGAACCTGCGACGGGTGCCGTGGTGGAGAGAGAGGCTTTCCACCGGTCCGTCGAGGAGAACCGTGATGGCGTCTGATCGGAACAGCCTCTATGCCGAGATCACCAACCGGATCATCGCCGAGCTCGAAGCCGGTCGGCTGCCCTGGGTCCAGCCCTGGGGTCGCGCCGACGGCCCAGGCGATCTCGGCCTGCCCCGCAATGCCGCGACCGGCCGGCGCTATTCGGGGATCAACGTGCTGATTCTGTGGGGGGCGGTGTTCCGCCACGGCTTCTCCGGCCAGGGCTGGCTGACCTTCCGTCAGGCACTGGCCCTCGGTGGCGCGGTGCGCAAGGGCGAGCACGGCACCACCGTGGTCTATGCCGATCGCTTCGTTCCCGACGAGGCGCGCCGCCGGGCTCGTGAAACCGGCGAGGACGCCCAGTCGATCCCGTTTCTCAAGCGCTTCACCGTCTTCAACACCGATCAGTGCGATGGATTGCCAGAGGCCTTGGTGACCGTCCCACCGCCGATCCCAGACGGACTGATCCTGCCCCGGGCTGAGGAACTGATCCGGGCCAGCGGCGCCACACTGCGTCTCGGCGGCGACAAGGCCTTCTACAGTCCGGGGCTCGATTACATCCAGGTGCCCCGGCCCGAGGCCTATTTCGAGCCGATCAACTGGCACCGCACCGCGTTGCACGAGCTCGGCCACTGGACCGGGCATCCCTCCCGGCTCAACCGCAATCTGTCCGGCTCCTATGGTTCCAAGCTGTATGGCCAGGAGGAACTGGTGGCGGAAATGACCAGCGCCTTCACCTGCGCCAGCCTCGGCATCGTCCCCACCGTCCGCCATGCCGATTACATCGGCTCCTGGCTCGAGGTGCTGCGCGACGACGACCGGGCGATCATCCGCGCCGCCAGCGCCGCCTCGAAAGCTGCCGATTATCTGCTCGGTTTCCTGCCGGAGACCGAGGGCGACCATGGTCAGGAGGCGGCGTGATGGGCCCGCTGGTGCGGCGCGGCGTGATCGGCATCGCCCTGATCTTCGCGGCGTTGGCCGTCACCCCGGGGATCAAGCCCAATCTGTCCGGTCCGGCCCGGGTGATCGACGGCAACACCATCGTTGTCGCCGGCCAGACTCTGCGGCTTTACGGCCTCGATGCTCCCGACCTCGGCCAGACCTGCCGGAGCAAGGAAAACCGCGACTGGCCGTGCGGTCGCGCCGCCGCCGCCGCGTTGCGCCAGTACATCGGCGAGTGGCCCGTCGGCTGCCTGACCCGCACTCGGGATGCGGCGGATCGGCTGATCTCGACCTGCCGGGTCGGCGGCACTGATCTCAACGCTTGGCTGGTCGAGCAGGGCTGGGCGTTGGCCTGCAAGGGCTGCTTCGGCGGCTTTCCCCTCGAGCAGGGTCGGGCTCGTCTCGCCCGCCGGGGACTCTGGTCCGGCAGGTTCGAGGCGCCTGAAGACTGGCGGTGGACGCACTGACCCCAGGGAGAGGAAAAGGAGGGCAGGGGATTCGTGACGGGTTCGGAAGGCCGAGAGAGTCTCCCGGCCGGCCCGTCGCGGAGACCCGACATGGCAAACCTTGCGAGAATCACCCTCAGCACGTCCCGGGACATTCCCTTCAACAAGCTGGTGCTGTCCCAGGCCAACGTCCGCCGGATCAAGGCAGGCGTTTCGATCGAGCAGTTGGCGGAAGACATCGCCCGCCGCACCCTGCTGCAGAGCCTGACCGTCCGGCCGATCCTTGACGGCGACGGCACCGAGACCGGCCTCTATGATGTGCCGGTCGGCGGCCGCTGCTACCGCGCCCTCGAACTGCTGGTGAAGAAGAAGCGGCTGGCCCGCACCGCCCTGGTGCCCTGCGTCATCCGCACCGACGGTCTGGCGGCGGAGGATTCCCTGGCCGAGAACGTCCAGCGCGCCCCGCTCCATCCGCTCGACCAGTTTCGCGCCTTCCAGACCCTGCGCGAGGCCGGCCTCGGCGACGAGGACATTGCCGCCCGCTTCTTCATCACCCTGGTGGTGGTGAAGCAGCGTCTGCGGCTGGTCGCGGTGTCGCCCAAGCTGCTCGACCTCTATGCCGAGGATCAGATCACCCTCGACCAAGTGATGGTGTTTTCCGTCACCACCGACCACGCCCGCCAGGAGCAGGTGTGGGACAGTCTGGTCCGCACCTATAACCGCGAGCCCTATTATATCCGCAAGCTGCTGACCGAGGGGGCGGTGCGGGCCGCCGACAAGCGGGCCCGGTTCGTCGGCATCGAGGCCTACGAGGCCGCCGGTGGGGTGGTGCAGCACGATCTGTTCCAGAACGACGATGGCGGCTGGCTGCAGGACCCGGCCCTGCTCGACCGGCTGGTGGTGGAGAAACTCGCCGCCGAAGCCGAAAGGGTGCGGGCGGAAGGGTGGAAATGGATCGAGGTTGCCCCGGAATTCCCCTACGGCCATGCCAACAAGCTGCGTCCCCTCAATGGCGATCCGCTCCCCCTGACCGAGGCGGAACAGGCCGATCTTGATTCCCTTCAGGCGGAATACAGCCGTCTGGTCGAAACCTATGCCGGGGCCGACGAGGTGCCCGACGAGGTCGATCTGCGCTTGAGTGAGATCGGCACCGCCCTGGCGGCGTTCGAGAACTGGCCGCTGTCGTTCGATCCGGCCGAGATCGTTCGGGCCGGGGTGTTCGTCAGCATCGACGGCGACGGCAATTCGCGGGTCGATCGCGGCTATGTCCGGCCCGAGGACGAGCCGGTGGCCGAGCCCGTGCCCGATGCCGAGGGAAGCGTTTCGGTCCAGGCCGGTACGATTCCTTTGGCGGTCGGCGCTACGAGCGTGACCGCCGATCCGTCCGAGGAAGAAGACGGCCTCAAGCCGCTGCCGGATCGTCTGATCACCGAACTGACTGCGCATCGGACCCTGGCGTTGCGCGACGCCCTCGGCCGTGCCCCGGATGTCGCTTTCCAGGCGGTTCTGCATATGCTGTTCCTGCAGGCCTTCTATCGCAGCGGCGCCGATTCCTCACTCGAAATCACCGGCCACAGTGCCGCCTTCACCGTCCAGTCGCCCGGTCTGGCCGATACCGCCTCGGCCAAGGCGATCGACGCCCGCCACCAGAATTGGCTCGGGCAGTTGCCGGCCGATCTCGCCGATCTGTGGGACACGCTGACCGGGTTCGACGGTGACAGCCAGGGGGCGTTGTTCGCTCATTGCGCCGCGCTGACCGTCAACGCGGTGCGCGAGCCGTTGACCCGGCGTGGTCGTCCCTCGACCATGCCGACCGTCTCGCCCGGGCGGTGGAACTCGACATGGCGGCGGTGGGCTGGGTGCCTACCGTCGACACCTATCTCGTCCGGGTCACCAAAGCCCGGATCCTTGACGCGGTGCGCGAGGCCAAGGGCGCGGAGACCGCCCAGTTGATTGATCATCTCCGGAAGCCGGACATGGCCCGCGAGGCCGAGCGCCTGCTGGTCGGCACCGGCTGGTTGCCGGAAATTCTGCGGGCTCCGGAGCCCGGCCCCGAGCCGGAGAGTCTCCCTGGCGATTTGGCCCAGGTCGCCGCCTGATCCTCCTTTGCGGAAGCCCGGCCAGCGTGCCGGGCTTCTGTTCTGTCAGCGGGGAGGTGCGTCATGTCGGTGTCTGATCTGGCCCGCCGTCTCGCCGAACGGGCCGAGGCGGTATGCCGTGTTTATCTGTCCCGGGGCCGTCGTCAGGGGGCATGGTGGTGTGTCGGCGACGTCTTCAACCATCCGGGCCGCAGCCTTTATGTCCGTCTGACCGGCGATCGCGCCGGCAAATGGACCGATTCCGCCACCGCTCAACACGGCGACCTGCTCGATCTGCTCGCCCTCAACCGGGGCCTTGATCCCGCATCGGCCCGCGACGAGGCCCGCGCTTTTCTCGCCCTGCCGCAGGATGGTCCGCGTTATCAGTCGGCAGCCTCCGCATCAAAAGCTCGGAGTTGCCGTTGACCGCACGCAGCGCCGCCGGGACATCCAGGACTCGGCTCAACGCCTCGGGCAGCGCAAAGACCGTTGCCGCCCCCATGGGCGGCACGGTCCGCTGCGCCAGCCTGTCCAGCCCCCCCAACCACTGATCCAGCACGCTCAACAGCCGCTCGGGGTCAAGCGGCTTGGTCAGGTGATCGTTCATCCCGGCTTCCAGGCTGCGCTGGCGGTCATCGGCCATGGCGTGGGCGGTCATGGCGATGACGGGCAAGGTGGTGAGCTTGAGATCGGTCCTGAGGCGCCGGGTGGCTTCCAAGCCATCCATCCCGGGCATCTGAACATCCATGAGCACCAGATCGAAGACCTCGCGCTCGAGACAAGCCAGGGCCTCCTGCCCATTGGCGGCACTGCTGACCGTGATTCCGACGCGCTCCAGCAACTCGCGGGCTACCTGTTGATTGATAGAGTTATCTTCAACAACCAAAACGCGGGCTCCAGCCACCCGCGCTCCCTCGCCAGTGTCGGGCTCGGGGCTGGCCCGCCCCAAGGCCCGCAGGACGGCCCCCTTGAGCCGGGCCCCAAGAACGGGCTTTTCCAGCACTTCCCCCCTATCGCGCGCAAACCGGCGTTTGGCCGGCAGGCCACCGTAGGCGGTCACGACAATCAGGGGCAAGGGCGGCCCCTCTGCGGTATCCAGGCGGGCACAGACCTCGTCGCCATCAAGATCGGGCATGCGCCAGTCAAGGACCAGAAGATCCAGGGGCGGGGCAGTCCCCGCCTGGGCCCGGGCAACACGCTCCAACACCGCCTGCCCCTTGTCCACGGCCTCGACCGTTATCCCCAGGCGTGAGAGGGCCAAAACCAAAACAGCACGGGCAGCGGCGTTGTCGTCAGCGACCAGAGCCCGCACAGAAGACAGATCGTCCTTGGGAATCTCTTTAAAGGGAGCTGGGCGAAAGCGGGCCGAGAGGCAGAAGGTACTCCCAGCGCCTAGCTCGCTGCTAACCTCGATGTCCCCCTCCATCAGGTGGGCCAACTGGCGCGAAATGGCGAGCCCCAGGCCGGTGCCGCCGAAACGCCGGGTGATTGACCCATCAGCCTGGGTGAAGGACTGGAAAAGACGCCCCATGTGCTTGGGGGTCATGCCGATGCCGGTATCCGAGACGCTAAAGCAGATGTCGAGGGTCTCCTCCTGGCCGCCAGAGCGTATCATCTCTTTGCCGCCAGAACGGTTGACCAGCAGTCCGATCCGGCCCTTGTCGGTGAATTTGACGGCATTACTCAACAAATTAATGAGGATTTGGCCAAGCCTCAAAGGATCTCCGATGAGAATATCCGGCAAATCAGGATCAAGTTCCAAATCAAATACCAGATCTTTTTCCCTGAGCCGCGGCATGATGACCGTGGCTGCATTCTCGATCACCTCAAACAGACTGAAGCGGGTGGCCTCAAGGGCCATCTTGCCCGTCTCGATCTTGGAGAGGTCGAGAATATCGTTAAGAAGGCCCAACAGATTGCCGGCCGACGTGTGAATCTTTTCCAGATAGTCGCGTTGCCTTGGGGACAAGTCGGTTTGCAAGGCGAGATGGCTGAGGCCAATCACCGCATTCATAGGAGTGCGGATCTCATGGCTCATGTTGGCCAGAAAACGGCTTTTGACATCGTTCGCCGCCTCAGCGGCATCGCGGGCTTCGCGCAGGGCCTGCTCGGCTTGCTTGCGCTCCGTAATGTCCTGAAACACTGTCACCGACCCCACGATGCGGTCATCAAGGGTCAGCGGCACTGACACGATAGCAACGGGAAACGTCGTGCCATCGCGCCGACGGAAGCTCTCGGACTCTGAGCGATAGATCGCCCCGGCGGTGACGGCACGATGGGGCGGACAGTCAAGCAGGCTGCCTCCCCCTTGCCCGTCATGGGGAGCATGGGCCACGTCATGAATGACCCGCCCCATCAAGGCCTCCCGCGGCCAGCCCAGCAAGCGCTCGGCCTCGGGGTTGACAAACGTCACCCGCCCCACGCCATCCAGGGAGTACACCCCATCGCCCATCGCATCGGTGAGACCGCGCAGAAAGCGGGCCGTTTCCCGATGTTTTTCTTCCATGCGCTTGCGCGCCGTGATGTCGGTGCGAATGGCGACATAGCGAAAAGGCTTTCCTGTTTCATCCAAGAAAGGGACGATGGTCGCCGCCGACCAGTAATAGCCCCCCCCTCGGGTGGCGTTCTTGATCTCGCCGTGCCAGACCTTACCGCTGCTGATGGTCTCCCACAGCCCCCGGAAAAAACCTAGTTCGTGTTCCCCCGATTTGACCATGCGGTGGGTCTTGCCAAGGATGGCCTCGCGGGGATAGCCCGAGATCGTACAAAAGGCATCGTTGGCATACGTAATGGTCCCCTCG is a window of Pararhodospirillum photometricum DSM 122 DNA encoding:
- a CDS encoding response regulator, which translates into the protein MRDPSPRDPGPTSRSASEGISSWHVSTLVIIYALGLVVLGGLYLGFNALIQELSERTENERRRAVISEMIISDISRLESLTYRLVATPTGRERQDVLNGIHDTLAHLDEELAVLQNGGTVVRVTLLAMENNEVMERRITYQSDDRPRYHLPEIADIRPGLDSVERLVNAVAALLSDRERLDEAGTIPEALNRRITETLWRAPPLFSSLTEAANRLFHQSQRELGTLEADINDRERQYVTLHLGLSAATMLFVVVSGMWILRSVRRANRRLKDLTRDLEFQIFALDQHAIVTATDTEGTITYANDAFCTISGYPREAILGKTHRMVKSGEHELGFFRGLWETISSGKVWHGEIKNATRGGGYYWSAATIVPFLDETGKPFRYVAIRTDITARKRMEEKHRETARFLRGLTDAMGDGVYSLDGVGRVTFVNPEAERLLGWPREALMGRVIHDVAHAPHDGQGGGSLLDCPPHRAVTAGAIYRSESESFRRRDGTTFPVAIVSVPLTLDDRIVGSVTVFQDITERKQAEQALREARDAAEAANDVKSRFLANMSHEIRTPMNAVIGLSHLALQTDLSPRQRDYLEKIHTSAGNLLGLLNDILDLSKIETGKMALEATRFSLFEVIENAATVIMPRLREKDLVFDLELDPDLPDILIGDPLRLGQILINLLSNAVKFTDKGRIGLLVNRSGGKEMIRSGGQEETLDICFSVSDTGIGMTPKHMGRLFQSFTQADGSITRRFGGTGLGLAISRQLAHLMEGDIEVSSELGAGSTFCLSARFRPAPFKEIPKDDLSSVRALVADDNAAARAVLVLALSRLGITVEAVDKGQAVLERVARAQAGTAPPLDLLVLDWRMPDLDGDEVCARLDTAEGPPLPLIVVTAYGGLPAKRRFARDRGEVLEKPVLGARLKGAVLRALGRASPEPDTGEGARVAGARVLVVEDNSINQQVARELLERVGITVSSAANGQEALACLEREVFDLVLMDVQMPGMDGLEATRRLRTDLKLTTLPVIAMTAHAMADDRQRSLEAGMNDHLTKPLDPERLLSVLDQWLGGLDRLAQRTVPPMGAATVFALPEALSRVLDVPAALRAVNGNSELLMRRLPTDNADHPAAGREKRGPRRGPMRDQGPG
- a CDS encoding ArdC family protein, with translation MASDRNSLYAEITNRIIAELEAGRLPWVQPWGRADGPGDLGLPRNAATGRRYSGINVLILWGAVFRHGFSGQGWLTFRQALALGGAVRKGEHGTTVVYADRFVPDEARRRARETGEDAQSIPFLKRFTVFNTDQCDGLPEALVTVPPPIPDGLILPRAEELIRASGATLRLGGDKAFYSPGLDYIQVPRPEAYFEPINWHRTALHELGHWTGHPSRLNRNLSGSYGSKLYGQEELVAEMTSAFTCASLGIVPTVRHADYIGSWLEVLRDDDRAIIRAASAASKAADYLLGFLPETEGDHGQEAA
- a CDS encoding thermonuclease family protein, which encodes MGPLVRRGVIGIALIFAALAVTPGIKPNLSGPARVIDGNTIVVAGQTLRLYGLDAPDLGQTCRSKENRDWPCGRAAAAALRQYIGEWPVGCLTRTRDAADRLISTCRVGGTDLNAWLVEQGWALACKGCFGGFPLEQGRARLARRGLWSGRFEAPEDWRWTH
- a CDS encoding ParB/RepB/Spo0J family partition protein, producing MANLARITLSTSRDIPFNKLVLSQANVRRIKAGVSIEQLAEDIARRTLLQSLTVRPILDGDGTETGLYDVPVGGRCYRALELLVKKKRLARTALVPCVIRTDGLAAEDSLAENVQRAPLHPLDQFRAFQTLREAGLGDEDIAARFFITLVVVKQRLRLVAVSPKLLDLYAEDQITLDQVMVFSVTTDHARQEQVWDSLVRTYNREPYYIRKLLTEGAVRAADKRARFVGIEAYEAAGGVVQHDLFQNDDGGWLQDPALLDRLVVEKLAAEAERVRAEGWKWIEVAPEFPYGHANKLRPLNGDPLPLTEAEQADLDSLQAEYSRLVETYAGADEVPDEVDLRLSEIGTALAAFENWPLSFDPAEIVRAGVFVSIDGDGNSRVDRGYVRPEDEPVAEPVPDAEGSVSVQAGTIPLAVGATSVTADPSEEEDGLKPLPDRLITELTAHRTLALRDALGRAPDVAFQAVLHMLFLQAFYRSGADSSLEITGHSAAFTVQSPGLADTASAKAIDARHQNWLGQLPADLADLWDTLTGFDGDSQGALFAHCAALTVNAVREPLTRRGRPSTMPTVSPGRWNSTWRRWAGCLPSTPISSGSPKPGSLTRCARPRARRPPS